Genomic window (Megamonas funiformis):
TTCATATTTATTTTTCTCTCTTTCCATAAGAAACAGCTTTTACAGGGCAATTATACACACATTCTTCACAAATAATACAATTATATACATTCGTTTGGGCTTTGTTTTGTACAATTTTTATTGATTCCATAGGACAAACTTTACTACATTTTTGACAACCAATACATTTTGTTTTATCAATATTAATCCTTGATACAAAATCAAATTTACAACCTAGAGCATGAATTAGATTTTGCACTGCTCCTACAGGACATAAAAAATTGCAATATCCTCTACCACCTTGGGTAAATAATCCCAAAATAATTACCCATACAAAAGTAGTAATTATCAAAGTTGATGTTAACGAGATAAAATAACCCCAAATAAAATAATTAGTGAATAAATCAAATAAATAAAAATTACAATAGTTACATGCTAATAATCCGCCAAAAAATGGCAAAATCATATAACCTGTAAGCATACCATAGCGAATAGGTGTTATATCTACATATTTACTCCAATTAATTTTGTATTTCGTAGGTATTAAACGACTTAAATATTCAGTACTTGCACCTGCTGGACAAAGTTTCCCACAAAAAATAGCACCTTTAAAGAAAGATATTATCCCCAAAACCACTAAAAAAGAGACAAAAGCAATATCCATAGCAAAGAATTTTCCATCTAATAAATGCTCAATTTGAATACGAAAACAACTACTATGAATAGATATCTCATTGATATCTCGACCAAAAAGATAAAATATAGCCTTAGTAAATAATGCTCCAGGTGCATAAAACAATATAAAACCTAGCATATATCCAATAATTCGTTTTATTTGAAAATACATACAAACTCTCTTTCTAGATAAATTAAGGATAGAGCAAAAATCACCCTATCCTTATTAATAATTAATTACTTATTTTTAATTAGAAATTATAACGTACACCTACACTATATGTGCGACCTGATGTAGCTTCACTAGAATAAAATTCTCTATCAAAAATATTATTGATAGCAAATTGTACACTTGTTGAATCAGAAAGCTGATAATTTATAGCAGTATTTACAATAAAATATGGATCTTCTGCACCATATTCA
Coding sequences:
- a CDS encoding 4Fe-4S binding protein; the protein is MYFQIKRIIGYMLGFILFYAPGALFTKAIFYLFGRDINEISIHSSCFRIQIEHLLDGKFFAMDIAFVSFLVVLGIISFFKGAIFCGKLCPAGASTEYLSRLIPTKYKINWSKYVDITPIRYGMLTGYMILPFFGGLLACNYCNFYLFDLFTNYFIWGYFISLTSTLIITTFVWVIILGLFTQGGRGYCNFLCPVGAVQNLIHALGCKFDFVSRINIDKTKCIGCQKCSKVCPMESIKIVQNKAQTNVYNCIICEECVYNCPVKAVSYGKREK